Part of the Rhizobium viscosum genome is shown below.
CTGCGTTTTTGCGCGTTAGCGGCCATAGTGCCGCCACAGAGTTCGGTGCAATCGTGCCGGTATAACAAGCGGATGGCATAAAATGAGATTGCTGGCATTCCTCGCTGTGGCCCTTTTGCTGACGGTCTTTAACGCTCAAGCTCAAGTTTACGGGCCCTACGACGGCTACGACGATTACGGTGGCTATGGGTATGACGATCCATATAGTCCCTATCCGCCACCTCCCCCTTACTACGAGCCAGCGCCTCGGTATCAGGAACCCTCGCGTGAGCGCAGGCAACCGTCGACACAGAGCGCACGGGGAACGATCGTGATCGCGACACGCGAGCATACGCTTGTCTACACGACGGCATGGGGTGAACAGTTTGCCTACCCGATCGCCGTCGGGCGCGAAGGCAAACAATGGTACGGATCCACGCGAGTTGTATCCAAGCGCGAGCATCCCGAATGGCGACCAACCGCTAGCATGCGGCAGAAGAATCCGAAGCTTCCGGCGGTCGTAAGACCCGGTCCCCGTAACCCGCTCGGCACCCGAGCAATCTACCTCGCCGACGGACTGCTACGCATACACGGCACCAACGACCCCTCCTCTATCGGCACCAACGCGTCGAGCGGTTGCTTTCGGATGTAT
Proteins encoded:
- a CDS encoding L,D-transpeptidase, whose amino-acid sequence is MRLLAFLAVALLLTVFNAQAQVYGPYDGYDDYGGYGYDDPYSPYPPPPPYYEPAPRYQEPSRERRQPSTQSARGTIVIATREHTLVYTTAWGEQFAYPIAVGREGKQWYGSTRVVSKREHPEWRPTASMRQKNPKLPAVVRPGPRNPLGTRAIYLADGLLRIHGTNDPSSIGTNASSGCFRMYREDVEELYEMVQPGTQVIVQR